The Panicum virgatum strain AP13 chromosome 5K, P.virgatum_v5, whole genome shotgun sequence genome has a window encoding:
- the LOC120706873 gene encoding kinesin-like protein KIN-13A, whose translation MARWLQSAGLQHLAASSAAGGVGAGDLHGGSLAGGGAGGLLPSLLMQGYGPQSIEEKQKLYTLLRSLNFNGELASASLSEPYTQTAQSFGGGASVDGFYSPELRGEFGAGLLDLHAVDDSELLSENVASEPFEASPFMPKEMDDDEDDVIPINQQGLVDNRSSAFISEKENTVVSVRESNVAKIKVVVRKRPLNKKEVSRKEEDIIDVHNSQFLTVHEPKLKVDLTAYVEKHEFCFDAVLDEHVTNDEVYRETVEPIIPIIFQRTKATCFAYGQTGSGKTYTMQPLPLRAAHDMVCLLNHPMYRNQHFKLWLSYFEIYGGKLFDLLSERRQLLMREDGKKQVCIVGLQEFEVSDVQIVKEYIEKGNAARSTGTTGANEESSRSHAILQLAVKKHIPVADTRRQRDRDAIEAKNTKLVGKMSFIDLAGSERGADTTDNDKQTRIEGAEINKSLLALKECIRALDNDQIHIPFRGSKLTEVLRDSFVGNSRTVMISCISPSSGSCEHTLNTLRYADRVKSLSKGGNVKKEQVTMQPVTSGKESTYNSYPLSGESEEMMEQTQERPIDGSRKGNDIFTSNSSMEAERNSFSTIPSYPHRGKEESSSRSGLSDRERGDLKPSQAGITSKMQSLQDSVNAQEDVKVTKVSPPRRKANRDEKSERQSNFVKKESGPEISRTVLKQQQQLKQQQLLRPSSTSAPQVSSKQSEKEDMEINAILEEEEALIAAHRKEIENTMEIVREEMNLLAEVDQPGSLIDNYVAQLSFLLSRKASGLVSLQARLARFQQRLKEQEILSRQKTSR comes from the exons ATGGCGCGGTGGCTGCAGTCCGCGGGGCTGCAGCACCTCGCGGCGTCCTCGGCCGCGGGCGGGGTCGGCGCAGGGGACCTCCACGGCGGCAGCCttgccggcggtggcgccggcggccttcTCCCGAGCCTTCTCATGCAG GGATATGGGCCACAATCGATTGAAGAAAAACAGAAGCTTTACACATTATTGAGGAGTCTGAATTTCAATGGGGAATTGGCATCTGCATCCTTGTCCGAGCCCTATACTCAAACAGCACAGAGCTTTGGCGGTGGGGCTTCTGTAGATGGATTTTATTCACCCGAACTTAGAGGTGAATTCGGGGCTGGCCTTTTAGATCTCCATGCAGTGGATGACAGCGAACTTCTTTCTGAG AATGTTGCGTCAGAACCATTTGAGGCTTCACCTTTTATGCCAAAGGAAatggatgatgatgaggatgatgtAATACCAATAAACCAGCAAGGTCTGGTTGATAACCGAAGTAGTGCATTCATCAGTGAAAAAGAGAACACTGTGGTCAGTGTTAGAGAAAGTAATGTAGCGAAGATCAAAGTTGTG GTAAGGAAAAGACCCCTAAACAAAAAGGAGGTATCTCGAAAAGAGGAAGACATCATAGACGTACACAATTCTCAGTTCTTGACTGTCCATGAACCTAAGCTCAAG GTGGATTTGACGGCGTATGTGGAAAAGCATGAATTCTGCTTTGATGCTGTATTGGATGAGCATGTAACTAATGATGAG GTGTATCGTGAGACTGTGGAGCCTATTATACCAATAATTTTCCAAAGGACAAAAGCCACATGCTTCGCATATGGCCAGACAG GCAGTGGCAAGACCTATACAATGCAACCCCTACCTCTAAGAGCTGCACATGATATGGTTTGTCTTTTAAATCATCCTATGTATCGGAATCAACATTTCAAGTTATGGTTGAGCTACTTTGAGATTTATGGTGGGAAGCTCTTTGATCTTCTCAGTGAAAGGAG GCAACTCTTAATGAGGGAAGATGGAAAGAAACAGGTCTGTATTGTTGGCTTACAGGAATTTGAGGTTTCTGATGTCCAGATTGTCAAAGAATACATTGAGAAAGGAAATGCTGCAAGAAGCACAGGTACAACCGGGGCCAATGAAGAGTCATCACGATCTCATGCTATTCTGCAATTGGCTGTGAAAAAGCATATCCCAGTTGCTGATACTCGGAGACAGAGAGACCGAGATGCCATTGAAGCAAAGAATACAAAGCTTGTGGGGAAAATGTCATTTATCGATCTTGCTGGAAGTGAGCGTGGTGCTGATACAACAGATAATGACAAACAAACAAG AATTGAGGGCGCAGAGATCAATAAGAGCCTTTTGGCACTCAAGGAATGTATTCGAGCATTGGATAATGATCAAATACACATTCCTTTCAGAGGAAGCAAGCTAACAGAGGTGCTCCGTGACTCCTTTGTTGGCAACTCTCGAACAGTAATGATTTCTTGCATCTCACCAAGTTCAGGATCATGTGAGCACACACTAAATACCTTAAGATACGCCGATAG GGTTAAAAGTCTTTCGAAAGGTGGGAACGTAAAAAAGGAGCAGGTTACTATGCAGCCTGTAACATCCGGCAAGGAATCTACATACAATTCATATCCTTTATCAGGTGAATCTGAAGAAATGATGGAGCAGACTCAAGAAAGACCTATTGATGGTTCTAGGAAGGGTAATGACATTTTCACTTCCAATTCTTCCATGGAAGCTGAGAGAAACTCTTTCAGTACAATTCCAAGTTATCCAcatagaggaaaagaagaaagtAGTTCAAGATCTGGTTTGAGTGATAGGGAGAGAGGAGATTTGAAACCTAGCCAGGCTGGTATTACTAGTAAAATGCAGTCACTTCAGGATTCAGTAAATGCACAAGAAGATGTAAAAGTCACAAAAGTCTCTCCACCCCGGAGAAAAGCTAACAGGGATGAGAAATCGGAAAGGCAGAGCAACTTCGTGAAAAAGGAAAGTGGTCCTGAAATTAGTCGCACTGTTCTtaagcagcaacagcagcttaAGCAGCAGCAGTTGCTAAGACCATCATCGACCTCAGCACCACAGGTTTCATCCAAGCAATCTGAAAAAGAAGATATGGAAATAAATGCAATACTTGAG GAAGAAGAGGCATTGATAGCAGCTCACAGAAAGGAAATCGAAAACACCATGGAGATAGTTCGGGAA GAGATGAACCTATTAGCAGAGGTTGACCAGCCAGGTAGCCTTATTGACAACTACGTGGCACAGCTGAGCTTTCTGTTGTCACGGAAGGCTTCTGGCTTGGTGAGCCTCCAGGCGCGCTTGGCGCGGTTTCAGCAGCGCCTCAAGGAACAGGAGATTCTTAGCCGTCAAAAAACATCAAGATAG